The stretch of DNA CCGATGATATCGGGTATTAAATGGCGCCAATTTTTAGTAATTGTGGCAACCAAATCACCGCCGTCATCAACTATCAATTGAGGCTTGTGGTTTAACGCAGCTTTTACATGCTCATGGTAAGTTTCTAAAGGCTCACCTGCATAACCATAGACCGACATATCGTAATATTTAACCAAAGCAGCTGCAACATCATCTTGAGTAGACAAAGGGTTTGAAGCTATTAAAACAGTATCGGCACCGCCTTTTTGCATTGTAATAGCAAGGTTTGCTGTTTCTTTTGTTAAATGGCATCCCACTGACAAGCGAAGATTTTCAAAAGGCTTTTCTCTTTCAAACCTTTCTCTGATTTGCGCTAATACAGGCATGTCATCAAATGCCCAATCTATTTGTCTTTTGCCCGCGTTTGCAAGGTTTATGTCTTTAATATCATAACTCATTGTCATTGTCATAATTTACTCCCTTTTTATACAGGTAAATTATAACTCAAACAAAAAGTTATTTAATCAATATTTTTAAGCAATTTCATCGCATTTTCTATATCATCTGATTTGTAGATATAGTTACCTGCAACAAGAACATTTGCACCGTTATTAACACAAATTTTTGCCGTTTCATAGTTGATACCGCCATCAACTTCAATAAACTCCACGGATGTATTTTTGCTGTAATAATTAATTTTTGGCGCACATTCTTCTATAAACGACTGCCCGCCAAACCCGGGTTCTACAGTCATAACAAGTATTAAATCCAAATAATCATATAACCCGTCCAGAACCTCGGGCAAAGTTTGAGGTTTCACGGAAATTCCGGCTTTGATATTTTTGCTGCGGATATATTGCAAAAGCTCTTTGGGGTTGGTTACCGTTTCATAATGAATTGTAAGAATATCCGCCCCCGCATTAATAAAATCATCCAAAAATTTTTCGGGGCTTGCTATCATAAGATGAACATCCAACGGAAGAGCGGTTATTTTTTTAATCGCCTTGACAACAGGCGCGCCGATAGTAATATTAGGTACAAAATGCCCATCCATAACGTCTATATGGATGAAATCCGCTCCTGCTTTTTCTACCTTTTTAATTTCCTGCTCTAAATTAGCAAAATCCGCTGAAAGTATAGATGGTGCTATCAGTATTTTTTTATCCATATTCCCTCTTTCTTGAATTATTGTACAATAATTTTAAATAAAATGCACTTGACTTTGTCCATTCATATAATAGACTTAAAGGTGTGGGGCTTCTGGTTATAGCTTAGCAGCAGGCAAGCCTGACAAGCAAGTCTAATTGAAAAATAAATAAACCAGTCCAAAATCCGTAGGCATAAATCCAAATATGCCGCACGGTAGAACTACCCAACAAAGATGAAGTATTGGGAAGTGAAGACTTAAGCTCTCCATCTCAGCTTCTTTCCTTCTTAACTTCTTATTCGGGATGTAGCGCACTAGTGAGCGAATAGCGAACGTTATTTAGATTTCACCAAGCTGCGTTACGCCAATTGACAACATAACAAATTACATCGGGATGTAGCGCAGCTTGGTAGCGCACCTCGCTTGGGACGAGGGGGTCGCACGTTCGAATCGTGTCATCCCGACCATATTAGAAGACTCCGAGAGGGGTCTTTTTTTCATGGATGCCCCGATTACATCGTGGCACCAAGCACTGTCCTCTATTTCACTTTGTTCAAAGAGTACAGGCAGGTTGCATTCGCTCCCCTATGGCTCATTGCATTTCGCCAAGGGTAAGCCTATCATCCCGATTGCTACAACTCCCATTTTCTTGAAGTGTGAAGAATCCGTAATATATAAATTACATTATATCTGACTTGATAAGGTACAATGTAGGGATATTTGGTAATAACAAGCTCCCTTGTCCTCAAGACTCTTCCTGTTCTGCCTGCGCTTGGATTTGGAACTATAATTGTTTCTATACTCTCAATAATATTTGCTACAACTTCTTTTGCGGCTTTTTTGTTATTTTCGAAGATGTATTTTTTTATACTTCTTAAGTCCTCCACTGCTAATTCCGTAAACCTGACTTCCACTAATTAAAGCTCCCATTCTTTTTTAATCTCATTAATAGAAACGGTTTTACTGTCATCTACAGCTTTTATTCCGTCTTGAATAGCCTCAATCTGCCAAGACTCAAGTTCAATGTATTTGTCAATTGCTTCCACAGCAATAAAAGCTTTTGAACGACCCGTGGCTTTTGCAAGTATTTCAAGCTTATTTTTAATATCCTTTGGTATTCTCAATGAAAATTGTTCTGAAGACACATTATACCCTTTGTACTACATTGCACTACATTATAACACAATGTAGTGCATATTGCAAGGTGTGTAAAAACTGGTGAAAAATTCCCACCAGGGAAACTTCTTCTTTATGATATCATCCAATATTTACTTGCGAATGTCACAAATAAAATAGACTTAATTTACTGTTAATTTAAAATAAGTTATAACAGATTGGAGTTGAGCATGAATTGTGGTGATTTGTGCTGGTAGTATTGTTATCTGTAAATACCAATACTATTCCGGCTCTTCTTTTAATATTTTTTAAAATCTCCTTTCAAGGGTTTAAAATTTATGTAAATGTGGTATAATGTTTTCGTAGAATAATTTTTTGACGCTTGGAAAATCGCCCTCGCCAAGCGGGAGTACAGCTCCGATGACGGGACAGGGCGTCCGTCCAAAAGGTTATTCTATTTTTTTGTACAATTTTGTATTGCCCAGGGTTTTTTGTTTTAATTTACTGTTAGTTATAATAAAAATATGCAGCCTAGCGATAATTTGGCTTAAAGTTACTTATAACCTCAGGCGGAATACTTTGCCTTTTGGCTCTTTGCTCTTCCTGCCACCTTACTAAGTCCTGATATTCTCTGGTGGACATATACTTGGCGTTTAAATTACTGAAATCGCCTGTAACGCTGAAATACTCTATTTTATTTCCGTGCTCGTCGTATTCGGTTCGGACATAGTGGGTATTTGCCGCATAATAGTCGTCAAAAATTTCTTTGCGCCTTTGCTCCAATGCATCAGAATAATAAATGCTTAAGCCGTTGGAATAAAATTTAGCGTATCCGGTACCGTAATTTTTAATAGTATAAGGCTGCTCGTCCGCCAAAACAACGCCAGCAGCAAGGAAAATAATTGCGGTAAGTAAAAATCTTTTAATCATATCAGCCCTTTTTGTACATTATATCAAAATTTAGAGGTGTTTTCAAGTTTTACCAAGAATTTCAGCGGCAGAACTTAACAAGCGAAAAAGAGTTAATAATCATTTTAATAATGTTACTAACTCTTACGAACTAGGGTTTTTAAAAGGGGTGTTACAGCACCCCGCCCTTTATTTATATTTTACACTATTTTTTAGAAAAATCAAGGGGCTGTTAGGGTTTAAAATTTATGTAAATGTGGTATAATGTTTTCGTAGAATAATTTTTTGACGCTTGGAAAATCTCGGTCGCCAAGCAGGAGTTTAGCTCCGATGACGGGAAAGCGAGTCCGTCCAAAAGGTTATTCTATTTTTTTGTACAATTTTGTATTGCCCAGGGTTTTTTGTTTTAATTTACTGTTAGTTATAATAAAAATATGCAGCCTAGCGATAATTTGGCTTAAAGTTACTTATAACCCCAGGCGGAATACTTTGCCTTTTGGCTCTTTGCTCTTCTTGCCACCTTACTAAGTCCTGATATTCTCTTGTGTCCATATATTTGGCATCTAAACTCGGGTCACATACGCAATTGAAGTATTCTATTTTATTTCCGTGCTCGTCGTATTCGGTGCGGACATAGTGGGTATTTGCCGCATAATAATCGTCAAAAATTTCTTTGCGTCTTTGCTCTAATGCGTCAGAATAATAAATGCTTAAGCCGTCGGAATAAAATTTAGCGTATCCGGTACCGTAATTTTTAATAGCATAAGGCTGTTCGTCCGCCAAAGTAACGCCGGCAACAAGGAAAATAATTGCAGTAAGTAAAAATCTTTTAATCATATCAGCCCTTTTTGTATATTATATCAAAATTTAGAGGTGTTTTCAAGTTTTACCAAGAATTTCAACGGCAGAACTTAACAAGCGAAAAAGAGTTAATAATCATTTTAATAATGTTACTAACTCTTCTGAAGTAGGGTTTTTAAAAGGAGTGTTACGAGCACCCCGCCCTTTGTTCTAATTCTACACTATTTTTTAGAAAAATCAAGGGGCTAGTTACTATGATAGAAGAAAAAAGAATACACAAAAGACGGTAGCAGATGTTTTGATTTACTGTTAATTTAAAATAAGTTATAATGTTTCTTATGTTGTTTACGTAATTTTTTGTGTTTTGATTTACTGTTAATTTAAAATAAGTTATAATATCAATATAAATAACATCTATCTACTACATGTTTTGATTTACTGTTAATTTAAAATAAGTTATAATCAATTTTTGCTAATAAACTAAGCAATTTTTGTTTTGATTTACTGTTAATTTAAAATAAGTTATAATGATTGTTACAATATCACCGTTTGCTGTATCGTTTTGATTTACTGTTAATTTAAAATAAGTTATAATTGTCTGGACGGGTTGCATACCGTATGGCACGTTTTGATTTACTGTTAATTTAAAATAAGTTATAATTTACAATTAAATAGGAGGTTTCTATATGGGGTTTTGATTTACTGTTAATTTAAAATAAGTTATAATCCAATTGTAGCGTATTGTGTACATACGGATGTTTTGATTTACTGTTAATTTAAAATAAGTTATAATCTAATTGTAATATAATATGGTACACTTTACGTTTTGATTTACTGTTAATTTAAAATAAGTTATAATAATTTAAAGTGTCTACACGTAAAAACTCACGTTTTGATTTACTGTTAATTTAAAATAAGTTATAATATTATATATATTATATATTACCCCCCTTAAAGTTTTGATTTACTGTTAATTTAAAATAAGTTATAATGGGGTAATCAATTATTGGATATTAATTACCGTTTTGATTTACTGTTAATTTAAAATAAGTTATAATCCACATCGGTTGATATAATTTCGCAACGTTTTGATTTACTGTTAATTTAAAATAAGTTATAATTTACACAATTAATGTAAGTGACTATGTTCCAGTTTTGATTTACTGTTAATTTAAAATAAGTTATAATATCGGGAAATGATATTATTATCAATTCTGCGTTTTGATTTACTGTTAATTTAAAATAAGTTATAATCTCAATCGTTGCCTTAATGTCTTCAATAGTGTTTTGATTTACTGTTAATTTAAAATAAGTTATAATTATGTTCGGGTCGCTTATGTTAGACGGATTGTTTTGATTTACTGTTAATTTAAAATAAGTTATAATATCAATTAAAATATATCGGTCTTTTTGTTCGTTTTGATTTACTGTTAATTTAAAATAAGTTATAATTACGCCAGATAGACGAGTTAAAGGCGGGTGTTTTGATTTACTGTTAATTTAAAATAAGTTATAATGTTGCATACCGTATGGCCCCAGTGTTTAGGGTTTTGATTTACTGTTAATTTAAAATAAGTTATAATTGATACTCGCTTAAATCGTCGCTTGACATTGTTTTGATTTACTGTTAATTTAAAATAAGTTATAATCGACAAAATACTCGCATGTTTCAGGTGGTAGTTTTGATTTACTGTTAATTTAAAATAAGTTATAATATAAACTGTCTCCATAAAACTACTAATATAGTTTTGATTTACTGTTAATTTAAAATAAGTTATAATAGGATATACAAAATACAATATTTGTTATATAATAAATTCATAATTTGTTTTAAGTTAACAGTCCAATCAGAATTGATCGGAGAATAGTTAATTCCTCTACATGTAAATGATACGAAAGAACTCATTCTCCAACTCCTACAATTAAACAGTTACAATGGCATGGTATCATAAAATCACCAAAGTGTCATCTGTTTGTCTGCATTTTCACCCAATTTTTTCTTATATTTGGAATGATGATAAGAGCTGTTTTCTATGCAAATAGAATTGCTCCATTGTACATCCGTTACGTAGAAGACATGTACGCTTCCTGTGTCGGGCGCTATCATTTTTAGAGTTTTTATAAATTGATTAGTTTTATCGTAAGTTACACAAGAACGTACGTATATGGAGTTTTGCAACATGAAGTATCCCAATTTCAACAAATCCTTTCTAAAATGGTTTGCTTTTCTCAAGTCTTCTTTTTCCACAACCGGCAAATCAAA from Candidatus Gastranaerophilales bacterium encodes:
- the rpe gene encoding ribulose-phosphate 3-epimerase is translated as MDKKILIAPSILSADFANLEQEIKKVEKAGADFIHIDVMDGHFVPNITIGAPVVKAIKKITALPLDVHLMIASPEKFLDDFINAGADILTIHYETVTNPKELLQYIRSKNIKAGISVKPQTLPEVLDGLYDYLDLILVMTVEPGFGGQSFIEECAPKINYYSKNTSVEFIEVDGGINYETAKICVNNGANVLVAGNYIYKSDDIENAMKLLKNID
- a CDS encoding type II toxin-antitoxin system RelE/ParE family toxin → MEVRFTELAVEDLRSIKKYIFENNKKAAKEVVANIIESIETIIVPNPSAGRTGRVLRTRELVITKYPYIVPYQVRYNVIYILRILHTSRKWEL
- a CDS encoding ribbon-helix-helix domain-containing protein; this translates as MSSEQFSLRIPKDIKNKLEILAKATGRSKAFIAVEAIDKYIELESWQIEAIQDGIKAVDDSKTVSINEIKKEWEL
- the cas2 gene encoding CRISPR-associated endonuclease Cas2 is translated as MKSKYRMGWLFVCFDLPVVEKEDLRKANHFRKDLLKLGYFMLQNSIYVRSCVTYDKTNQFIKTLKMIAPDTGSVHVFYVTDVQWSNSICIENSSYHHSKYKKKLGENADKQMTLW